One segment of Paramormyrops kingsleyae isolate MSU_618 chromosome 8, PKINGS_0.4, whole genome shotgun sequence DNA contains the following:
- the LOC111856958 gene encoding espin-like isoform X5 yields MVVERTLLAARQGDLQTLKILQAEKALHAGVRDPLGATAVHHAARSGKLTCLRYLVEDAGLPGSSLAKNGASPAHDAAATGNLACLQWLVTRGGCRASDRDSSGATVLHLASRFSHHEIIQWLLRGGRADPKVATDTGALPVHYAAAKGDLPSLRLLLEHSPSVVNAQTKNGATPLYLACQEGHLEVVQYLVKDCGAEPRIRSHDGMSPLHAAAQMGHITVIVWLVSFTPTSLSERDNDGATPMHFAASRGHAKVLSWLLLHGGEIVSDGWGGTPLHDAAENGELECCQILVVNGVHLGTRDRDGFSAADLAEYNGHSECARYLRTVENMSVEHRVLSRDPSADLESKQSDSGLSSPMAPSSSAQPAGFEVGSPSSTLSNYDSCASSQSSNGEKRSGGQPTSGPNGFSDSAVTDTQTCMDVSNSDAGAQKSGAYGHMPDPVPPPPPAYPPPPPPGPFSPAPEATGDQPPAEIYVKVKKNLRHVESETVVRELTAAESPGSFRRTDSTRRSRSFSKQPSTADYYKALGAEGTGGRPERAMLPGQEDSLLPGEPADGLKNGAVEGQAPPPPAPPPPPLPQAHTQPAPTPPPPPPLPSEAPPHKYSSSQRRPSSSSGSTKSFNMMSPNGDNSELLAEIKAGKSLKPTPQSKGYSTVYTNRPDESSGGAPASQPPASLAASSQLPSPADASSLAPTIPTPGSPPSSNPPVNAVSYEQVPPLVNGHARPTPVQKAPLVDVETLVPTHDEQGRAIPEWKRQVMVRKLQVKIQEEEELRHKDEDEQTRLASMPGWRRDILKKKLNNEKKEEERQRAKKEREEKAALQRLHSLGYDETKLAPWQRQVILKKRDPAKQ; encoded by the exons ATGGTGGTGGAGAGAACGCTGCTGGCTGCACGCCAAGGGGACCTTCAGACCCTTAAAATACTGCAGGCGGAGAAGGCGCTGCACGCCGGCGTGAGGGACCCGCTGGGGGCCACTGCAGTCCACCATGCAGCCCGGTCGGGCAAGCTCACCTGTCTGCGCTACCTGGTGGAGGATGCGGGGCTGCCTGGGAGCTCGCTGGCGAAGAACGGGGCGAGTCCTGCGCACGACGCGGCGGCCACCGGCAacctggcctgcctgcagtggCTGGTGACCCGTGGGGGCTGCAGGGCCTCG gacagggacAGTTCTGGGGCTACAGTCCTGCATCTGGCATCGCGCTTCAGCCATCATGAGATCATCCAGTGGCTGctgaggggggggagggcagaccCCAAGGTGGCCACAGACACGGGGGCCCTGCCCGTCCACTACGCAGCTGCCAAGGGAGACCTGCCCTCGCTGCGGCTTCTGCTGGAACACAGCCCCAG CGTGGTCAACGCCCAGACAAAGAATGGGGCCACACCCCTCTACCTGGCCTGCCAGGAAGGTCACCTTGAGGTCGTACAGTACCTCGTCAAGGACTGTGGGGCAGAGCCACGGATCAGGTCCCACGATGGCATGTCACCCCTCCACGCGGCAGCCCAGATGGGCCACATCACCGTCATCGTCTGGCTG GTGAGCTTCACGCCGACCAGCCTGTCGGAGCGCGACAACGACGGCGCCACGCCGATGCACTTTGCGGCCAGCCGCGGCCACGCCAAGGTGCTCAGCTGGCTGCTTCTGCACGGCGGCGAGATCGTCAGCGACGGCTGGGGCGGGACCCCACTGCACGACGCGGCggagaacggcgagctggag TGCTGTCAGATTCTGGTGGTGAACGGAGTGCATCTGGGAACGCGGGACCGCGACGGCTTCTCAGCGGCGGACCTGGCCGAGTACAACGGGCACAGTGAGTGCGCCAGATACCTGCGCACTGTGGAGAACATG AGCGTGGAGCACCGCGTGCTCTCCAGGGACCCGTCCGCTGACCTGGAGAGCAAGCAGTCGGACTCGGGCCTGTCCTCCCCCATGGCCCCGTCCTCCTCCGCCCAGCCTGCTGGCTTTGAGGTGGGCTCACCCTCCAGCACTCTGTCCAACTACGACTCCTGCGCTTCCAGCCAATCCAGCAATGGCGAGAAGAGGAGCGGGGGGCAGCCGACGAGTGGCCCCAATG GTTTCTCAGATTCAGCTGTCACAGACACGCAGACCTGCATGGATGTGTCGAATTCGGACGCAGGGGCGCAGAAGAGCGGGGCCTATGGGCACATGCCCGATCCAGTCCCGCCCCCGCCGCCAGcataccctccccccccacccccaggtccCTTTAGTCCCGCCCCCGAAGCCACCGGCGATCAGCCCCCTGCTGAAATCTACGTAAAGGTGAAGAAAAATCTACGTCATGTGGAGAGTGAAACTGTTGTGAGAGAG CTGACTGCAGCGGAGTCCCCAGGCAGCTTCCGAAGGACAGACTCAACCCGAAGGTCACGCAGCTTCAGCAAGCAGCCCAGCACTGCCGACTACTACAAGGCCCTGGGAGCCGAGGGCACGGGGGGGCGACCCGAGAGAGCCATGCTGCCCGGCCAGGAG GATTCCCTGCTGCCGGGGGAACCGGCTGACGGACTGAAAAATGGAGCCGTGGAGGGACAGGCGCCCCCACCACCggctccacccccaccacccctcccTCAGGCCCATACCCAGCCCGCTCCCAcacccccacctcctcctccgTTGCCCTCAGAAGCTCCACCCCACAAGTACAGCTCCAGCCAACGGCGGCCATCATCCTCCTCTGGAA GCACAAAGTCTTTTAACATGATGTCCCCCAATGGAGACAACTCGGAGCTGCTGGCAGAGATCAAGGCTGGCAAGAGCCTGAAGCCAACACCTCAGAGTAAAGGATACTCCACCGTTTATACCAACAGGCCCGATGAGAGCAGT GGTGGGGCTCCTGCTTCTCAGCCTCCAGCCTCACTTGCTGCATCATCCCAGCTTCCCTCCCCAGCTGATGCGTCGTCCCTGGCTCCCACCATCCCAACCCCAGGCAGTCCACCGTCCTCCAACCCCCCGGTGAACGCCGTCAGCTATGAGCAGGTGCCTCCCTTAGTGAATGGCCACGCAAGGCCCACCCCCGTGCAGAAAGCTCCACTGGTGGATGTGGAGACCCTGGTGCCCACCCATGATGAGCAAGGCAGGGCCATCCCAGAGTGGAAGAGGCAGGTGATGGTACGCAAGCTCCAGGTCAAGATACAAGAGGAAGAGGAGCTAAGGCACAAG GATGAAGATGAGCAGACGCGATTGGCCAGCATGCCAGGTTGGAGGCGGGACATCCTGAAGAAGAAGCTGAACAATGAGAA GAAAGAAGAGGAGCGACAGAGGGCGAAGAAGGAGCGCGAGGAAAAGGCAGCGCTGCAGAGGCTCCACTCCTTGGGCTACGACGAGACCAAGCTGGCTCCATGGCAACGGCAGGTCATCCTGAAGAAACGAGACCCAGCAAAGCAGTAG
- the LOC111856958 gene encoding uncharacterized protein isoform X2: MVVERTLLAARQGDLQTLKILQAEKALHAGVRDPLGATAVHHAARSGKLTCLRYLVEDAGLPGSSLAKNGASPAHDAAATGNLACLQWLVTRGGCRASDRDSSGATVLHLASRFSHHEIIQWLLRGGRADPKVATDTGALPVHYAAAKGDLPSLRLLLEHSPSVVNAQTKNGATPLYLACQEGHLEVVQYLVKDCGAEPRIRSHDGMSPLHAAAQMGHITVIVWLVSFTPTSLSERDNDGATPMHFAASRGHAKVLSWLLLHGGEIVSDGWGGTPLHDAAENGELECCQILVVNGVHLGTRDRDGFSAADLAEYNGHSECARYLRTVENMSVEHRVLSRDPSADLESKQSDSGLSSPMAPSSSAQPAGFEVGSPSSTLSNYDSCASSQSSNGEKRSGGQPTSGPNGFSDSAVTDTQTCMDVSNSDAGAQKSGAYGHMPDPVPPPPPAYPPPPPPGPFSPAPEATGDQPPAEIYVKVKKNLRHVESETVVRELTAAESPGSFRRTDSTRRSRSFSKQPSTADYYKALGAEGTGGRPERAMLPGQEDSLLPGEPADGLKNGAVEGQAPPPPAPPPPPLPQAHTQPAPTPPPPPPLPSEAPPHKYSSSQRRPSSSSGSTKSFNMMSPNGDNSELLAEIKAGKSLKPTPQSKGYSTVYTNRPDESSLPSPADASSLAPTIPTPGSPPSSNPPVNAVSYEQVPPLVNGHARPTPVQKAPLVDVETLVPTHDEQGRAIPEWKRQVMVRKLQVKIQEEEELRHKFASRGYYEPQDWHYSHAHNAILGPFGELMTEDDLIRIERQIENLQVMHKVQEVETELEQLEQELQQLLPVSAALNHEHFSVNPKQVHGQAEDLPAWCSKISTLLKSMAILLATLGGKEIDILDLVSPLYAQVENKTVTSSSADPTQPSASVNIGRSQSFSTREEVEKEIKQCGVSVKNLKANYEVHSRPESTESMGRVYKRKRSLPVGSESMSYRSEPILEEDYVCPTEDIQWHSENQAPPLDVTELVDEPIITASCASLTYAPENLSQPDLNQYPSPMSPDLLLGHDQQTRSLEVQTDLSYVQEYIDMRKERIVFLFLEHWRKYTFTDSVRPKYTRRRGSSHQHSSYCLSDAEVDSSEQNEDDRLIYLMKQRQVVGNLIDHWRTIISQVPTRQLRRLSRAQMIYWPEHFLPHINGAPVSYDSLTLDLFMLGYFQLLEMSMSRSERKFRHLLCFEMFDHLGSHSWELIRRFHHEVMEEIESGKRKWSDGFEDIKQKYFGDTVEVVEAVSPSHVEKPDPQFSEVPPEPKFDPGPPVMHEKAAPLSGIHEDSLQVISELGEFSNEEICRYIDRSFSFWKEKEAELFDI; encoded by the exons ATGGTGGTGGAGAGAACGCTGCTGGCTGCACGCCAAGGGGACCTTCAGACCCTTAAAATACTGCAGGCGGAGAAGGCGCTGCACGCCGGCGTGAGGGACCCGCTGGGGGCCACTGCAGTCCACCATGCAGCCCGGTCGGGCAAGCTCACCTGTCTGCGCTACCTGGTGGAGGATGCGGGGCTGCCTGGGAGCTCGCTGGCGAAGAACGGGGCGAGTCCTGCGCACGACGCGGCGGCCACCGGCAacctggcctgcctgcagtggCTGGTGACCCGTGGGGGCTGCAGGGCCTCG gacagggacAGTTCTGGGGCTACAGTCCTGCATCTGGCATCGCGCTTCAGCCATCATGAGATCATCCAGTGGCTGctgaggggggggagggcagaccCCAAGGTGGCCACAGACACGGGGGCCCTGCCCGTCCACTACGCAGCTGCCAAGGGAGACCTGCCCTCGCTGCGGCTTCTGCTGGAACACAGCCCCAG CGTGGTCAACGCCCAGACAAAGAATGGGGCCACACCCCTCTACCTGGCCTGCCAGGAAGGTCACCTTGAGGTCGTACAGTACCTCGTCAAGGACTGTGGGGCAGAGCCACGGATCAGGTCCCACGATGGCATGTCACCCCTCCACGCGGCAGCCCAGATGGGCCACATCACCGTCATCGTCTGGCTG GTGAGCTTCACGCCGACCAGCCTGTCGGAGCGCGACAACGACGGCGCCACGCCGATGCACTTTGCGGCCAGCCGCGGCCACGCCAAGGTGCTCAGCTGGCTGCTTCTGCACGGCGGCGAGATCGTCAGCGACGGCTGGGGCGGGACCCCACTGCACGACGCGGCggagaacggcgagctggag TGCTGTCAGATTCTGGTGGTGAACGGAGTGCATCTGGGAACGCGGGACCGCGACGGCTTCTCAGCGGCGGACCTGGCCGAGTACAACGGGCACAGTGAGTGCGCCAGATACCTGCGCACTGTGGAGAACATG AGCGTGGAGCACCGCGTGCTCTCCAGGGACCCGTCCGCTGACCTGGAGAGCAAGCAGTCGGACTCGGGCCTGTCCTCCCCCATGGCCCCGTCCTCCTCCGCCCAGCCTGCTGGCTTTGAGGTGGGCTCACCCTCCAGCACTCTGTCCAACTACGACTCCTGCGCTTCCAGCCAATCCAGCAATGGCGAGAAGAGGAGCGGGGGGCAGCCGACGAGTGGCCCCAATG GTTTCTCAGATTCAGCTGTCACAGACACGCAGACCTGCATGGATGTGTCGAATTCGGACGCAGGGGCGCAGAAGAGCGGGGCCTATGGGCACATGCCCGATCCAGTCCCGCCCCCGCCGCCAGcataccctccccccccacccccaggtccCTTTAGTCCCGCCCCCGAAGCCACCGGCGATCAGCCCCCTGCTGAAATCTACGTAAAGGTGAAGAAAAATCTACGTCATGTGGAGAGTGAAACTGTTGTGAGAGAG CTGACTGCAGCGGAGTCCCCAGGCAGCTTCCGAAGGACAGACTCAACCCGAAGGTCACGCAGCTTCAGCAAGCAGCCCAGCACTGCCGACTACTACAAGGCCCTGGGAGCCGAGGGCACGGGGGGGCGACCCGAGAGAGCCATGCTGCCCGGCCAGGAG GATTCCCTGCTGCCGGGGGAACCGGCTGACGGACTGAAAAATGGAGCCGTGGAGGGACAGGCGCCCCCACCACCggctccacccccaccacccctcccTCAGGCCCATACCCAGCCCGCTCCCAcacccccacctcctcctccgTTGCCCTCAGAAGCTCCACCCCACAAGTACAGCTCCAGCCAACGGCGGCCATCATCCTCCTCTGGAA GCACAAAGTCTTTTAACATGATGTCCCCCAATGGAGACAACTCGGAGCTGCTGGCAGAGATCAAGGCTGGCAAGAGCCTGAAGCCAACACCTCAGAGTAAAGGATACTCCACCGTTTATACCAACAGGCCCGATGAGAGCAGT CTTCCCTCCCCAGCTGATGCGTCGTCCCTGGCTCCCACCATCCCAACCCCAGGCAGTCCACCGTCCTCCAACCCCCCGGTGAACGCCGTCAGCTATGAGCAGGTGCCTCCCTTAGTGAATGGCCACGCAAGGCCCACCCCCGTGCAGAAAGCTCCACTGGTGGATGTGGAGACCCTGGTGCCCACCCATGATGAGCAAGGCAGGGCCATCCCAGAGTGGAAGAGGCAGGTGATGGTACGCAAGCTCCAGGTCAAGATACAAGAGGAAGAGGAGCTAAGGCACAAG TTTGCCTCCAGAGGGTACTACGAGCCCCAGGACTGGCACTACTCCCACGCCCACAACGCCATCCTTGGCCCATTCGGGGAGCTCATGACTGAGGACGACCTCATCCGTATTGAGCGGCAGATCGAGAACCTGCAGGTCATGCACAAGGTGCAAGAGGTGGAGacggagctggagcagctggagcAAGAGCTGCAGCAGCTGCTACCAGTATCTGCGGCACTGAACCACGAGCACTTCTCCGTCAACCCTAAGCAGGTCCATGGGCAGGCGGAGGACCTACCAGCATGGTGCAGCAAGATCTCCACCTTGCTGAAGAGTATGGCCATCCTCCTGGCCACTCTTGGGGGCAAGGAGATAGACATCCTGGATTTAGTCTCTCCGTTATACGCTCAAGTGGAGAACAAGACTGTAACAAGCAGCTCAGCTGATCCCACACAGCCTTCTGCTTCCGTAAACATTGGAAGGTCACAGTCGTTTTCTACCCGGGAAGAGGTTGAGAAGGAGATAAAACAGTGTGGTGTGTCGGTGAAGAACCTGAAGGCCAACTATGAGGTTCATAGCCGGCCTGAGTCCACAGAGAGCATGGGCAGGGTGTACAAGCGTAAACGGTCTCTGCCTGTGGGGAGTGAGTCCATGAGCTACAGGTCAGAGCCCATTTTAGAGGAGGACTATGTCTGCCCAACAGAGGACATACAGTGGCACTCTGAGAACCAGGCTCCACCACTTGACGTGACTGAACTGGTGGATGAACCCATCATAACGGCATCCTGTGCTTCTCTGACCTACGCTCCTGAGAACCTCTCCCAGCCTGACCTAAATCAGTACCCTTCACCCATGTCCCCAGACCTGTTGCTGGGCCATGACCAACAGACCCGCAGCCTAGAGGTACAAACAGACTTGAGCTACGTGCAAGAGTACATAGACATGAGGAAGGAGAGAATAGTGTTTTTGTTTCTGGAGCACTGGCGGAAGTACACCTTTACTGATTCTGTCAGGCCCAAATACACCAGGAGACGAGGAAGCAGTCACCAGCATTCCTCGTACTGCCTTAGCGATGCAGAGGTGGATAGCAGCGAGCAGAATGAAGATGACCGACTTATCTACCTCATGAAACAGAGGCAGGTGGTGGGCAATCTGATCGACCACTGGAGGACCATCATCAGTCAGGTTCCTACTAGGCAACTACGACGGCTCAGCCGAGCCCAGATGATCTATTGGCCAGAACACTTCCTCCCGCACATCAATGGGGCTCCGGTCTCTTATGACAGCCTGACTCTCGACCTCTTCATGCTTGGGTATTTCCAGCTGCTTGAGATGAGCATGTCTCGCTCAGAGCGCAAGTTCCGTCACCTACTCTGCTTCGAAATGTTCGACCACCTGGGCAGTCACAGCTGGGAGCTGATCCGAAGGTTCCACCATGAGGTCATGGAGGAGATAGAGTCTGGTAAAAGGAAGTGGTCTGATGGCTTTGAGGACATAAAGCAGAAGTACTTTGGGGATACTGTGGAGGTGGTGGAAGCGGTCAGTCCATCTCATGTCGAGAAACCTGACCCGCAATTTTCTGAGGTCCCACCTGAGCCAAAGTTTGACCCAGGTCCACCTGTGATGCATGAGAAGGCAGCACCTCTATCTGGAATCCATGAGGATTCTCTTCAGGTGATCTCTGAGCTAGGGGAGTTCAGCAATGAGGAGATTTGCAGATACATAGACCGCAGCTTCTCCTTCTGGAAGGAGAAGGAGGCAGAACTATTTGACATCTGA
- the LOC111856958 gene encoding uncharacterized protein isoform X1 yields the protein MVVERTLLAARQGDLQTLKILQAEKALHAGVRDPLGATAVHHAARSGKLTCLRYLVEDAGLPGSSLAKNGASPAHDAAATGNLACLQWLVTRGGCRASDRDSSGATVLHLASRFSHHEIIQWLLRGGRADPKVATDTGALPVHYAAAKGDLPSLRLLLEHSPSVVNAQTKNGATPLYLACQEGHLEVVQYLVKDCGAEPRIRSHDGMSPLHAAAQMGHITVIVWLVSFTPTSLSERDNDGATPMHFAASRGHAKVLSWLLLHGGEIVSDGWGGTPLHDAAENGELECCQILVVNGVHLGTRDRDGFSAADLAEYNGHSECARYLRTVENMSVEHRVLSRDPSADLESKQSDSGLSSPMAPSSSAQPAGFEVGSPSSTLSNYDSCASSQSSNGEKRSGGQPTSGPNGFSDSAVTDTQTCMDVSNSDAGAQKSGAYGHMPDPVPPPPPAYPPPPPPGPFSPAPEATGDQPPAEIYVKVKKNLRHVESETVVRELTAAESPGSFRRTDSTRRSRSFSKQPSTADYYKALGAEGTGGRPERAMLPGQEDSLLPGEPADGLKNGAVEGQAPPPPAPPPPPLPQAHTQPAPTPPPPPPLPSEAPPHKYSSSQRRPSSSSGSTKSFNMMSPNGDNSELLAEIKAGKSLKPTPQSKGYSTVYTNRPDESSGGAPASQPPASLAASSQLPSPADASSLAPTIPTPGSPPSSNPPVNAVSYEQVPPLVNGHARPTPVQKAPLVDVETLVPTHDEQGRAIPEWKRQVMVRKLQVKIQEEEELRHKFASRGYYEPQDWHYSHAHNAILGPFGELMTEDDLIRIERQIENLQVMHKVQEVETELEQLEQELQQLLPVSAALNHEHFSVNPKQVHGQAEDLPAWCSKISTLLKSMAILLATLGGKEIDILDLVSPLYAQVENKTVTSSSADPTQPSASVNIGRSQSFSTREEVEKEIKQCGVSVKNLKANYEVHSRPESTESMGRVYKRKRSLPVGSESMSYRSEPILEEDYVCPTEDIQWHSENQAPPLDVTELVDEPIITASCASLTYAPENLSQPDLNQYPSPMSPDLLLGHDQQTRSLEVQTDLSYVQEYIDMRKERIVFLFLEHWRKYTFTDSVRPKYTRRRGSSHQHSSYCLSDAEVDSSEQNEDDRLIYLMKQRQVVGNLIDHWRTIISQVPTRQLRRLSRAQMIYWPEHFLPHINGAPVSYDSLTLDLFMLGYFQLLEMSMSRSERKFRHLLCFEMFDHLGSHSWELIRRFHHEVMEEIESGKRKWSDGFEDIKQKYFGDTVEVVEAVSPSHVEKPDPQFSEVPPEPKFDPGPPVMHEKAAPLSGIHEDSLQVISELGEFSNEEICRYIDRSFSFWKEKEAELFDI from the exons ATGGTGGTGGAGAGAACGCTGCTGGCTGCACGCCAAGGGGACCTTCAGACCCTTAAAATACTGCAGGCGGAGAAGGCGCTGCACGCCGGCGTGAGGGACCCGCTGGGGGCCACTGCAGTCCACCATGCAGCCCGGTCGGGCAAGCTCACCTGTCTGCGCTACCTGGTGGAGGATGCGGGGCTGCCTGGGAGCTCGCTGGCGAAGAACGGGGCGAGTCCTGCGCACGACGCGGCGGCCACCGGCAacctggcctgcctgcagtggCTGGTGACCCGTGGGGGCTGCAGGGCCTCG gacagggacAGTTCTGGGGCTACAGTCCTGCATCTGGCATCGCGCTTCAGCCATCATGAGATCATCCAGTGGCTGctgaggggggggagggcagaccCCAAGGTGGCCACAGACACGGGGGCCCTGCCCGTCCACTACGCAGCTGCCAAGGGAGACCTGCCCTCGCTGCGGCTTCTGCTGGAACACAGCCCCAG CGTGGTCAACGCCCAGACAAAGAATGGGGCCACACCCCTCTACCTGGCCTGCCAGGAAGGTCACCTTGAGGTCGTACAGTACCTCGTCAAGGACTGTGGGGCAGAGCCACGGATCAGGTCCCACGATGGCATGTCACCCCTCCACGCGGCAGCCCAGATGGGCCACATCACCGTCATCGTCTGGCTG GTGAGCTTCACGCCGACCAGCCTGTCGGAGCGCGACAACGACGGCGCCACGCCGATGCACTTTGCGGCCAGCCGCGGCCACGCCAAGGTGCTCAGCTGGCTGCTTCTGCACGGCGGCGAGATCGTCAGCGACGGCTGGGGCGGGACCCCACTGCACGACGCGGCggagaacggcgagctggag TGCTGTCAGATTCTGGTGGTGAACGGAGTGCATCTGGGAACGCGGGACCGCGACGGCTTCTCAGCGGCGGACCTGGCCGAGTACAACGGGCACAGTGAGTGCGCCAGATACCTGCGCACTGTGGAGAACATG AGCGTGGAGCACCGCGTGCTCTCCAGGGACCCGTCCGCTGACCTGGAGAGCAAGCAGTCGGACTCGGGCCTGTCCTCCCCCATGGCCCCGTCCTCCTCCGCCCAGCCTGCTGGCTTTGAGGTGGGCTCACCCTCCAGCACTCTGTCCAACTACGACTCCTGCGCTTCCAGCCAATCCAGCAATGGCGAGAAGAGGAGCGGGGGGCAGCCGACGAGTGGCCCCAATG GTTTCTCAGATTCAGCTGTCACAGACACGCAGACCTGCATGGATGTGTCGAATTCGGACGCAGGGGCGCAGAAGAGCGGGGCCTATGGGCACATGCCCGATCCAGTCCCGCCCCCGCCGCCAGcataccctccccccccacccccaggtccCTTTAGTCCCGCCCCCGAAGCCACCGGCGATCAGCCCCCTGCTGAAATCTACGTAAAGGTGAAGAAAAATCTACGTCATGTGGAGAGTGAAACTGTTGTGAGAGAG CTGACTGCAGCGGAGTCCCCAGGCAGCTTCCGAAGGACAGACTCAACCCGAAGGTCACGCAGCTTCAGCAAGCAGCCCAGCACTGCCGACTACTACAAGGCCCTGGGAGCCGAGGGCACGGGGGGGCGACCCGAGAGAGCCATGCTGCCCGGCCAGGAG GATTCCCTGCTGCCGGGGGAACCGGCTGACGGACTGAAAAATGGAGCCGTGGAGGGACAGGCGCCCCCACCACCggctccacccccaccacccctcccTCAGGCCCATACCCAGCCCGCTCCCAcacccccacctcctcctccgTTGCCCTCAGAAGCTCCACCCCACAAGTACAGCTCCAGCCAACGGCGGCCATCATCCTCCTCTGGAA GCACAAAGTCTTTTAACATGATGTCCCCCAATGGAGACAACTCGGAGCTGCTGGCAGAGATCAAGGCTGGCAAGAGCCTGAAGCCAACACCTCAGAGTAAAGGATACTCCACCGTTTATACCAACAGGCCCGATGAGAGCAGT GGTGGGGCTCCTGCTTCTCAGCCTCCAGCCTCACTTGCTGCATCATCCCAGCTTCCCTCCCCAGCTGATGCGTCGTCCCTGGCTCCCACCATCCCAACCCCAGGCAGTCCACCGTCCTCCAACCCCCCGGTGAACGCCGTCAGCTATGAGCAGGTGCCTCCCTTAGTGAATGGCCACGCAAGGCCCACCCCCGTGCAGAAAGCTCCACTGGTGGATGTGGAGACCCTGGTGCCCACCCATGATGAGCAAGGCAGGGCCATCCCAGAGTGGAAGAGGCAGGTGATGGTACGCAAGCTCCAGGTCAAGATACAAGAGGAAGAGGAGCTAAGGCACAAG TTTGCCTCCAGAGGGTACTACGAGCCCCAGGACTGGCACTACTCCCACGCCCACAACGCCATCCTTGGCCCATTCGGGGAGCTCATGACTGAGGACGACCTCATCCGTATTGAGCGGCAGATCGAGAACCTGCAGGTCATGCACAAGGTGCAAGAGGTGGAGacggagctggagcagctggagcAAGAGCTGCAGCAGCTGCTACCAGTATCTGCGGCACTGAACCACGAGCACTTCTCCGTCAACCCTAAGCAGGTCCATGGGCAGGCGGAGGACCTACCAGCATGGTGCAGCAAGATCTCCACCTTGCTGAAGAGTATGGCCATCCTCCTGGCCACTCTTGGGGGCAAGGAGATAGACATCCTGGATTTAGTCTCTCCGTTATACGCTCAAGTGGAGAACAAGACTGTAACAAGCAGCTCAGCTGATCCCACACAGCCTTCTGCTTCCGTAAACATTGGAAGGTCACAGTCGTTTTCTACCCGGGAAGAGGTTGAGAAGGAGATAAAACAGTGTGGTGTGTCGGTGAAGAACCTGAAGGCCAACTATGAGGTTCATAGCCGGCCTGAGTCCACAGAGAGCATGGGCAGGGTGTACAAGCGTAAACGGTCTCTGCCTGTGGGGAGTGAGTCCATGAGCTACAGGTCAGAGCCCATTTTAGAGGAGGACTATGTCTGCCCAACAGAGGACATACAGTGGCACTCTGAGAACCAGGCTCCACCACTTGACGTGACTGAACTGGTGGATGAACCCATCATAACGGCATCCTGTGCTTCTCTGACCTACGCTCCTGAGAACCTCTCCCAGCCTGACCTAAATCAGTACCCTTCACCCATGTCCCCAGACCTGTTGCTGGGCCATGACCAACAGACCCGCAGCCTAGAGGTACAAACAGACTTGAGCTACGTGCAAGAGTACATAGACATGAGGAAGGAGAGAATAGTGTTTTTGTTTCTGGAGCACTGGCGGAAGTACACCTTTACTGATTCTGTCAGGCCCAAATACACCAGGAGACGAGGAAGCAGTCACCAGCATTCCTCGTACTGCCTTAGCGATGCAGAGGTGGATAGCAGCGAGCAGAATGAAGATGACCGACTTATCTACCTCATGAAACAGAGGCAGGTGGTGGGCAATCTGATCGACCACTGGAGGACCATCATCAGTCAGGTTCCTACTAGGCAACTACGACGGCTCAGCCGAGCCCAGATGATCTATTGGCCAGAACACTTCCTCCCGCACATCAATGGGGCTCCGGTCTCTTATGACAGCCTGACTCTCGACCTCTTCATGCTTGGGTATTTCCAGCTGCTTGAGATGAGCATGTCTCGCTCAGAGCGCAAGTTCCGTCACCTACTCTGCTTCGAAATGTTCGACCACCTGGGCAGTCACAGCTGGGAGCTGATCCGAAGGTTCCACCATGAGGTCATGGAGGAGATAGAGTCTGGTAAAAGGAAGTGGTCTGATGGCTTTGAGGACATAAAGCAGAAGTACTTTGGGGATACTGTGGAGGTGGTGGAAGCGGTCAGTCCATCTCATGTCGAGAAACCTGACCCGCAATTTTCTGAGGTCCCACCTGAGCCAAAGTTTGACCCAGGTCCACCTGTGATGCATGAGAAGGCAGCACCTCTATCTGGAATCCATGAGGATTCTCTTCAGGTGATCTCTGAGCTAGGGGAGTTCAGCAATGAGGAGATTTGCAGATACATAGACCGCAGCTTCTCCTTCTGGAAGGAGAAGGAGGCAGAACTATTTGACATCTGA